Proteins co-encoded in one Sus scrofa isolate TJ Tabasco breed Duroc chromosome 14, Sscrofa11.1, whole genome shotgun sequence genomic window:
- the GUCD1 gene encoding protein GUCD1 isoform X2, with translation MRTEGEASGPPLEPGDFVQLPVPIIQQLYHWDCGLACSRMVLRYLGQLDDSEFESALQELRLTRSIWTIDLAYLMRHFGVRHRFCTQTLGVDKGYKNQSFYRKHFDTEETRVNQLFAQAKACKVLVEKRGHRCFCRSPDYQGHFIVLRGYNRATSCIFYNNPAYADRMCSTSISNFEEARTSYGTDEDILFVYLDS, from the exons ATGAGGACGGAGGGGGAGGCATCGGGGCCGCCGCTCGAGCCCG GGGACTTTGTGCAGCTGCCTGTGCCCATCATCCAGCAGCTCTACCACTGGGACTGCGGCCTGGCCTGTTCCAGGATGGTGCTGCG GTACCTGGGCCAGCTGGACGACAGTGAGTTTGAGAGTGCCCTGCAGGAGCTGCGACTAACCAGGAGCATCTGGACCATCGACCTGGCCTACCTGATGCGCCACTTTGGCGTGAGGCACCGCTTCTGCACCCAGACACTGGGTGTGGACAAGGGCTATAAGAACCAG TCCTTCTACAGGAAGCACTTCGACACAGAGGAGACCCGGGTGAACCAGCTGTTTGCACAGGCCAAGGCCTGCAAGGTGCTGGTGGAGAAACG TGGCCACCGCTGCTTCTGCCGCAGCCCCGACTACCAAGGCCACTTCATCGTGCTACGCGGCTACAACCGGGCCACCAGCTGCATCTTCTACAACAACCCAGCCTACGCCGACC GAATGTGCAGCACCAGCATCAGTAACTTTGAGGAGGCCAGAACCAGCTACGGCACAGACGAGGACATCCTCTTTGTCTACTTGGACAGCTGA
- the GUCD1 gene encoding protein GUCD1, which translates to MRTEGEASGPPLEPGDFVQLPVPIIQQLYHWDCGLACSRMVLRYLGQLDDSEFESALQELRLTRSIWTIDLAYLMRHFGVRHRFCTQTLGVDKGYKNQSFYRKHFDTEETRVNQLFAQAKACKVLVEKRTVSVQDIQAHLAQGHVAIVLVNSGVLHCDLCSSPVKYCCFAPSGHRCFCRSPDYQGHFIVLRGYNRATSCIFYNNPAYADRMCSTSISNFEEARTSYGTDEDILFVYLDS; encoded by the exons ATGAGGACGGAGGGGGAGGCATCGGGGCCGCCGCTCGAGCCCG GGGACTTTGTGCAGCTGCCTGTGCCCATCATCCAGCAGCTCTACCACTGGGACTGCGGCCTGGCCTGTTCCAGGATGGTGCTGCG GTACCTGGGCCAGCTGGACGACAGTGAGTTTGAGAGTGCCCTGCAGGAGCTGCGACTAACCAGGAGCATCTGGACCATCGACCTGGCCTACCTGATGCGCCACTTTGGCGTGAGGCACCGCTTCTGCACCCAGACACTGGGTGTGGACAAGGGCTATAAGAACCAG TCCTTCTACAGGAAGCACTTCGACACAGAGGAGACCCGGGTGAACCAGCTGTTTGCACAGGCCAAGGCCTGCAAGGTGCTGGTGGAGAAACG CACCGTGAGTGTTCAGGACATCCAGGCACACCTGGCACAGGGCCACGTGGCTATTGTGTTGGTGAATTCGGGGGTGCTGCACTGTGACCTCTGCTCCAGCCCCGTCAAGTACTGCTGCTTTGCCCCCAGTGGCCACCGCTGCTTCTGCCGCAGCCCCGACTACCAAGGCCACTTCATCGTGCTACGCGGCTACAACCGGGCCACCAGCTGCATCTTCTACAACAACCCAGCCTACGCCGACC GAATGTGCAGCACCAGCATCAGTAACTTTGAGGAGGCCAGAACCAGCTACGGCACAGACGAGGACATCCTCTTTGTCTACTTGGACAGCTGA
- the GUCD1 gene encoding protein GUCD1 isoform X1 — MVLRYLGQLDDSEFESALQELRLTRSIWTIDLAYLMRHFGVRHRFCTQTLGVDKGYKNQSFYRKHFDTEETRVNQLFAQAKACKVLVEKRTVSVQDIQAHLAQGHVAIVLVNSGVLHCDLCSSPVKYCCFAPSGHRCFCRSPDYQGHFIVLRGYNRATSCIFYNNPAYADRMCSTSISNFEEARTSYGTDEDILFVYLDS; from the exons ATGGTGCTGCG GTACCTGGGCCAGCTGGACGACAGTGAGTTTGAGAGTGCCCTGCAGGAGCTGCGACTAACCAGGAGCATCTGGACCATCGACCTGGCCTACCTGATGCGCCACTTTGGCGTGAGGCACCGCTTCTGCACCCAGACACTGGGTGTGGACAAGGGCTATAAGAACCAG TCCTTCTACAGGAAGCACTTCGACACAGAGGAGACCCGGGTGAACCAGCTGTTTGCACAGGCCAAGGCCTGCAAGGTGCTGGTGGAGAAACG CACCGTGAGTGTTCAGGACATCCAGGCACACCTGGCACAGGGCCACGTGGCTATTGTGTTGGTGAATTCGGGGGTGCTGCACTGTGACCTCTGCTCCAGCCCCGTCAAGTACTGCTGCTTTGCCCCCAGTGGCCACCGCTGCTTCTGCCGCAGCCCCGACTACCAAGGCCACTTCATCGTGCTACGCGGCTACAACCGGGCCACCAGCTGCATCTTCTACAACAACCCAGCCTACGCCGACC GAATGTGCAGCACCAGCATCAGTAACTTTGAGGAGGCCAGAACCAGCTACGGCACAGACGAGGACATCCTCTTTGTCTACTTGGACAGCTGA